A section of the Pseudomonas sp. FP453 genome encodes:
- the mobI gene encoding conjugative transfer protein MobI(A/C): MSKEAQTIVTLLDQQYEQLLADARCLVASYVDASMKLYKKTGVKSVVAGVSIKQVSPNAYSIYWCKLVPLQGQKNKFAPLTIAKGNGKHKYPASSFEFVEYPYRHLVLQVEGRLAEIRRVASDNRQLRRTLVAYEKKLSRYQALNHGDLYSGG; the protein is encoded by the coding sequence ATGAGTAAAGAAGCACAAACGATAGTCACCCTGCTGGATCAGCAGTACGAGCAGCTGCTTGCGGACGCGAGATGCTTGGTAGCAAGCTATGTGGATGCGTCCATGAAGCTGTACAAAAAGACCGGGGTCAAATCTGTTGTGGCCGGCGTATCAATCAAGCAGGTGAGCCCGAATGCGTATTCGATCTACTGGTGCAAACTGGTGCCGCTGCAAGGACAAAAAAACAAATTCGCGCCCCTGACTATTGCCAAGGGGAATGGCAAGCATAAATACCCGGCTTCCTCGTTTGAGTTTGTTGAATACCCATACCGTCACCTCGTTCTGCAAGTTGAGGGGCGGCTTGCTGAGATTCGCAGAGTTGCGAGCGACAATCGTCAGCTACGTCGGACGTTGGTCGCTTATGAGAAGAAGCTGTCTAGATACCAAGCGCTTAATCATGGCGACCTCTATTCGGGAGGGTAG
- a CDS encoding recombinase family protein → MGKRIGYARVSTDDQNLDLQRDALALAGCSVVYEESISGKSADRPELGHCLKALRSGDTLVVWRLDRLGRSLPDLVGIVSRLEQEGVGFESINERIETTSAAGKLIFHVFASLAEFERNLIQERTRAGLAAARARGRKGGRKPSLDDRQVREIKALLRDPEIQAGDVARRYGISRTTLYRYIRSFNALEAGCGPLLEHRKRQ, encoded by the coding sequence ATGGGAAAGCGGATTGGGTATGCCCGAGTGTCGACTGATGATCAGAACCTCGACCTGCAGCGAGATGCACTTGCTCTGGCTGGGTGCTCCGTGGTTTACGAAGAGTCCATAAGCGGCAAGTCAGCGGATAGGCCGGAGCTGGGGCATTGTCTCAAGGCTTTGCGCAGCGGGGATACTTTGGTCGTGTGGCGACTGGATCGTCTCGGGCGCTCGCTGCCTGACTTGGTTGGGATCGTTAGTCGCCTGGAGCAGGAAGGGGTGGGGTTCGAGTCGATCAATGAGCGAATCGAAACAACCAGCGCTGCCGGCAAGCTGATATTTCATGTATTCGCTTCGCTTGCAGAGTTTGAGCGCAACCTTATTCAAGAGCGAACCCGGGCTGGATTGGCGGCCGCTCGTGCCCGCGGAAGGAAAGGTGGGCGAAAGCCATCGCTTGATGATCGTCAGGTACGTGAGATAAAAGCTCTTCTCAGAGATCCTGAGATACAGGCTGGTGACGTGGCCCGCCGCTATGGCATTTCGCGGACTACCTTGTATCGTTATATCCGCTCATTCAACGCGCTGGAGGCGGGTTGCGGCCCTCTGCTTGAGCATCGGAAGAGGCAATAG
- a CDS encoding integrase — translation MKQSFHSHFDRDLTRAGSAILREAVRSGLLSQHEAMIHDQQWAQFSVYANESHEVDILEFINKKLVREYGEELYIQAYQGNLPLQSVSGLLETVYSVMGFATNGRWKGAAANVGSRLGFPSHARITVPRSLDRTNFEAAMVDIQTLYSEQLATLIRSVRYLGMSLLEAFFFDAEDAHKDAEEENIFYVFSKDKHEHRIINISAPEQIVILEKAAAFQKLQGSSQATPAAWRTWKLKNLPAAQELLLSHGLNIDDCRAAYACELYRRLSGHHAPILGGKAPYDEDLEARNHVAYELGNMRIWETDAYVGARADLRKEAAAISH, via the coding sequence ATGAAGCAGAGTTTCCACTCACATTTTGATCGGGACTTGACCAGAGCCGGCTCGGCAATTCTCAGGGAGGCAGTCCGAAGCGGGCTTCTCAGTCAGCACGAGGCCATGATCCACGACCAGCAATGGGCGCAGTTTAGTGTTTATGCCAACGAGTCTCATGAGGTAGACATCCTGGAATTCATCAATAAAAAATTGGTGAGGGAGTACGGGGAAGAGCTCTATATCCAGGCATACCAAGGAAATCTCCCGCTGCAAAGCGTGTCTGGCCTGCTTGAGACTGTATATTCAGTGATGGGCTTCGCAACTAATGGGCGCTGGAAAGGCGCAGCGGCTAACGTCGGTAGCCGTCTTGGCTTTCCAAGCCATGCACGGATTACCGTACCGCGCAGTCTTGACCGTACTAACTTTGAAGCCGCAATGGTGGATATTCAGACTCTCTACTCAGAGCAGCTAGCAACATTAATCAGGTCAGTTCGATACCTCGGCATGTCATTGCTTGAGGCTTTTTTCTTCGACGCAGAAGATGCTCACAAGGACGCCGAAGAAGAAAACATCTTTTATGTGTTCAGCAAAGATAAACATGAGCATCGGATCATTAATATCTCTGCCCCTGAGCAAATTGTAATTTTGGAGAAGGCCGCGGCATTTCAAAAGCTTCAGGGCAGCAGTCAGGCGACGCCAGCAGCTTGGCGTACATGGAAATTAAAGAACCTACCTGCAGCTCAAGAGCTTTTACTTTCTCACGGACTAAACATTGATGATTGTCGCGCGGCATATGCCTGCGAGCTCTACCGGCGATTGTCTGGTCACCACGCCCCGATTCTTGGGGGAAAAGCTCCCTACGATGAGGATCTGGAGGCTCGGAATCACGTCGCCTACGAGCTCGGAAATATGCGTATCTGGGAAACTGATGCGTACGTCGGTGCCCGAGCCGACCTGCGGAAGGAAGCCGCTGCTATCAGTCACTAA